One part of the Saprospiraceae bacterium genome encodes these proteins:
- a CDS encoding 2-oxoacid:ferredoxin oxidoreductase subunit beta — protein MTYLRPSFRHPELPINTLGYHRKDYEGSLSTLCAGCGHDSISSALIQACFELNIEPHRLAKLSGIGCSSKTPTYFLGNSHGFNSVHGRMPSVATGANLANRDLIYLGVSGDGDTASIGMGQFVHLIRRNLNITYIVMNNGCYGLTKGQDSATADQGSKSKAGAANLFQNIDLPGLAMELGAGFVARSFSGDKIQLIPLIKAALAHPGFALIDVISPCVTFNNNVGSTKSYDYVRHHIDATATFDFVPIATEIKTEYEQGTTQEVKMHDGSYLRFNKLQNDWDPCNKESAVQALHRANLNGEILTGLIYINEDSEDLHSLLNTNKAPLNSLQETDLCPGLSTLQQINASLK, from the coding sequence ATGACTTACCTAAGACCTAGTTTCAGACATCCTGAACTTCCTATAAATACTTTAGGATATCACAGGAAAGATTATGAAGGATCCTTATCAACTTTATGTGCAGGTTGTGGACACGATTCTATCAGCAGTGCATTAATACAAGCATGTTTTGAACTAAATATCGAACCGCACCGTTTAGCAAAACTTTCTGGAATAGGTTGTTCATCAAAAACTCCAACCTACTTTTTAGGGAACTCCCATGGTTTTAATTCCGTTCATGGCAGAATGCCAAGTGTTGCTACTGGAGCTAATCTTGCAAATAGAGATTTAATTTATCTTGGTGTTTCTGGCGATGGTGACACCGCTTCTATTGGCATGGGACAATTTGTACATCTCATCAGACGAAATTTGAATATCACGTATATCGTCATGAATAATGGATGTTATGGATTAACGAAAGGGCAAGACTCTGCTACAGCAGATCAAGGTTCCAAAAGCAAAGCGGGTGCTGCGAATTTATTTCAAAATATTGATTTACCAGGTTTAGCGATGGAATTAGGTGCAGGTTTTGTCGCCCGAAGTTTTTCAGGTGATAAAATTCAATTAATTCCATTAATAAAAGCAGCTTTGGCACATCCTGGATTTGCATTAATTGATGTAATTTCTCCTTGTGTTACGTTTAATAACAATGTTGGATCCACAAAATCCTATGACTATGTACGGCACCATATCGATGCTACTGCGACTTTTGATTTTGTCCCAATTGCTACCGAAATTAAAACTGAATACGAACAAGGAACCACGCAAGAAGTAAAAATGCATGACGGCTCCTATCTTCGTTTTAATAAACTACAAAATGACTGGGATCCCTGCAATAAAGAATCTGCAGTTCAAGCACTGCATCGGGCAAATCTAAATGGAGAAATACTTACAGGACTTATCTATATAAACGAAGATTCCGAAGATTTACATTCCTTACTAAATACAAATAAAGCGCCTTTAAATAGCTTACAAGAAACGGATCTATGTCCAGGCCTGTCTACCCTTCAGCAAATTAATGCAAGCTTGAAATAA
- a CDS encoding geranylgeranyl reductase family protein produces the protein MQKNYDVVIIGGGPAGTAAGITARNHGLSCCILDKSQFPRKKLCGGLITQKTLDLVTEICKDIRLDGLYNFKSNQVEIKNGSNALVDFNVQISLYFTYREEFDHLLLKKFEDLGGDVYQSNIQLSLINTTNRSIHLSAYSIHYTYLIGADGANSSIRKFLDYDYRSSGFCLEQEIGFGQLKDRNPELVSVYFGVIPNGYGWVFPKKEGYTVGVGGPESNSLKMKEQLLSFLNTLGIVTDSAKVKGAFIPYGSFPKRLASDHILLVGDAAGFVDPVNGEGIYFAILSGQKAIQAILDRDQYDNLEEAYLFKIRLITDIIRQGNIVHKLLFNPFLGPVLCRILKGHHAAAAFFLDNLVSRYNFRYSQFFSLISTYLKEKKSRKDAGKITH, from the coding sequence ATGCAGAAGAATTATGATGTAGTGATTATAGGTGGAGGTCCGGCTGGAACTGCTGCGGGCATTACTGCACGAAATCATGGATTGAGCTGCTGCATTCTGGACAAGAGTCAATTTCCCAGAAAAAAACTCTGCGGAGGATTAATTACGCAAAAGACACTGGATCTCGTAACTGAGATCTGCAAAGATATCCGACTGGATGGCTTATATAATTTTAAATCGAATCAGGTTGAAATCAAAAATGGGTCTAATGCTTTAGTTGATTTTAATGTTCAGATATCTCTTTATTTTACATATCGGGAGGAGTTTGATCATTTGTTGCTAAAAAAATTTGAAGATCTGGGTGGCGATGTTTATCAGTCTAACATTCAACTAAGCCTTATCAATACGACTAACCGCAGCATACATCTTTCAGCGTATAGCATTCATTACACTTACTTGATTGGAGCCGATGGGGCAAACAGCAGTATCCGTAAGTTTTTGGATTATGATTACCGTTCATCCGGTTTTTGCCTGGAACAGGAGATCGGATTTGGTCAACTTAAGGATCGGAATCCTGAATTGGTTAGTGTTTATTTCGGAGTGATACCCAATGGATATGGATGGGTCTTTCCAAAAAAAGAAGGATATACCGTGGGCGTGGGTGGTCCTGAAAGTAACAGCCTAAAAATGAAAGAACAACTGCTTTCGTTTCTGAATACTTTAGGAATAGTAACCGATTCAGCTAAAGTAAAAGGTGCCTTCATACCTTATGGCAGCTTTCCGAAGCGGCTTGCTTCAGATCATATTCTTTTAGTTGGAGATGCGGCTGGGTTCGTGGATCCTGTCAACGGGGAAGGCATTTATTTCGCAATCTTATCTGGACAAAAGGCCATACAGGCAATTCTGGATCGCGATCAATATGACAATCTGGAAGAAGCCTACCTTTTCAAAATTCGTCTTATAACAGATATCATCCGGCAGGGAAATATCGTGCACAAACTCCTGTTCAATCCTTTTTTGGGTCCTGTTCTCTGCAGAATTCTTAAAGGACACCATGCTGCTGCTGCATTCTTCCTTGACAATCTGGTGTCCCGTTATAATTTTCGATACAGTCAGTTTTTCTCTTTGATAAGCACTTATTTGAAAGAAAAAAAATCCAGAAAGGATGCTGGAAAAATAACACACTGA
- a CDS encoding YfhO family protein, with translation MFNALLKKLYPHLLVILIFIVVISYFFYPHWQGKVIQQGDVSSWQGSAREIIDYNKTHPDDPALWTGTMFSGMPSYQISTPMDYNFFNYIQKLLALGFLTGPIAIFFYCSVSFYILYLVLGLNIGFACVGALATSLVTGNFIVYEAGHIPKLVVLSMIGFILAGMILSYRGKWLQGAALFGLGMGINILNNHVQMSYYTFLLMLPLIFSFAYFHFKDKDIKGFLIPSGILTGITVLALLASSSTIFPTYEYAKETMRGGHILSTKSGTTDTDINAAGLQWDYAMNWSNGLEDLFSCIIPGAAGGGTSEPIETTSATVKNLRKQGYNPPKRMQAPLYWGSLPFTSGPFYFGAVMCLLFVLGLFTVKGPIKWWIAISVTLGLLLSMGKHFEMLNHLLFNYLPLYSKFRAPSSILSVVSYFFPILGMMAIYQLTQKEQKDETLIKKLYYSVGITGGICLFFAVLGPSFFGFSHPSDPSYLKQGFDTESLIADRKSLMQSDSIRSLLLILASAGILWLYIKNKTSTLVVACVLGALILFDFGGVATRYVHKEDFISKSKKEQSQKPRPVDNQILSDKSTYRVLDLTVNTFNSAMPSFFHNHVGGYHPAKLQRYQDIIDRHIDPEINQLFAFSQNAGSDSSLTASLSTLSVLNMLNTKYYILGQPGKEVALPNSSAMGNAWLIQNIKFVNSPDEEIADLEKNNLKQFVIIHKEFESKISKTQFDGNGSIKLSSYSPNKLTYEFDSQTDQFVVFSEVWYGPDLGWHIMIDGKETELVRANYVLRAAQIPAGKHQIVMEFKPRSFALGKTLSMLCSLLLIGLIGFVGYREFKNLKSSTINKH, from the coding sequence ATGTTTAATGCATTATTAAAGAAATTATACCCACATCTACTGGTTATCCTGATTTTCATAGTTGTTATTTCTTATTTTTTTTATCCACACTGGCAAGGCAAAGTAATCCAACAAGGAGACGTGTCATCATGGCAAGGATCCGCACGAGAAATCATAGATTATAATAAAACACATCCCGATGACCCAGCACTTTGGACAGGTACTATGTTTAGCGGAATGCCCTCTTATCAGATATCAACACCCATGGATTATAATTTTTTTAATTATATTCAAAAGCTATTAGCTCTTGGTTTTTTAACCGGGCCAATCGCGATTTTCTTTTATTGTTCGGTTTCCTTTTATATTTTATATCTGGTATTAGGTTTGAATATTGGTTTTGCTTGTGTAGGTGCATTGGCAACATCTTTAGTAACTGGTAATTTCATAGTATATGAAGCGGGACATATACCAAAATTAGTAGTGTTATCCATGATTGGTTTTATTCTAGCAGGGATGATCTTATCCTATCGCGGGAAATGGCTTCAAGGTGCTGCATTATTTGGATTAGGAATGGGCATAAATATTTTGAATAATCACGTTCAAATGAGTTATTACACCTTCTTGTTAATGCTCCCACTAATTTTTTCATTCGCTTATTTCCATTTTAAAGATAAAGACATTAAAGGATTTTTAATACCGAGTGGAATTTTAACAGGGATAACGGTGCTTGCATTATTAGCATCATCCAGTACAATTTTTCCAACCTATGAATATGCAAAAGAAACAATGCGCGGCGGACATATTTTATCAACTAAATCAGGTACTACGGATACAGATATAAATGCAGCCGGATTACAATGGGATTATGCAATGAATTGGAGTAATGGGCTTGAAGATTTATTTTCCTGTATTATCCCAGGAGCTGCTGGTGGAGGAACTTCAGAACCTATAGAAACAACTTCTGCAACTGTAAAAAATCTACGAAAACAAGGATATAATCCTCCAAAAAGGATGCAAGCCCCACTCTATTGGGGTTCGCTACCTTTTACAAGTGGTCCGTTTTATTTCGGTGCAGTGATGTGTTTATTATTTGTACTTGGTTTATTTACTGTGAAAGGTCCAATTAAATGGTGGATAGCAATTTCTGTTACACTTGGTTTATTACTCTCCATGGGTAAACATTTCGAAATGTTAAATCATCTTTTATTTAATTATCTGCCGTTGTATAGTAAATTCAGAGCCCCTAGCAGTATACTTTCAGTGGTCTCTTACTTTTTTCCAATTCTTGGCATGATGGCGATTTATCAATTGACACAAAAAGAACAAAAGGATGAAACGCTTATAAAAAAATTATACTATAGTGTTGGGATCACTGGTGGAATCTGTTTATTCTTTGCTGTATTAGGACCTAGTTTTTTTGGTTTTTCACATCCCTCTGATCCAAGCTATTTGAAACAAGGTTTCGATACGGAGTCGCTTATTGCAGATCGAAAATCATTAATGCAAAGCGACTCCATTCGTTCTCTATTATTGATTCTAGCGAGTGCCGGTATCTTGTGGTTGTATATTAAAAACAAAACAAGCACCCTCGTAGTTGCTTGCGTATTAGGAGCATTAATTTTATTTGATTTTGGTGGTGTTGCAACAAGATATGTACATAAAGAAGATTTTATATCCAAATCTAAAAAAGAGCAATCTCAAAAACCAAGACCTGTTGATAATCAAATTTTAAGCGACAAAAGTACGTATCGGGTTTTGGATTTAACCGTAAATACTTTTAATAGTGCAATGCCTTCCTTCTTTCATAATCATGTAGGTGGTTACCACCCTGCAAAATTACAGCGCTATCAGGATATTATTGATCGGCATATTGATCCGGAAATAAATCAGCTTTTTGCTTTTTCTCAAAATGCTGGATCAGATAGTAGTTTAACTGCTTCCTTATCTACACTCAGTGTTTTAAATATGCTGAACACTAAATATTACATTTTAGGTCAACCTGGAAAAGAAGTTGCTTTACCAAATTCATCTGCAATGGGTAATGCCTGGTTGATTCAAAATATTAAATTTGTAAATTCACCAGATGAAGAAATAGCAGATCTCGAAAAAAATAATTTAAAACAGTTTGTTATTATCCATAAAGAGTTTGAATCTAAAATTTCAAAAACACAATTTGATGGAAATGGATCTATTAAATTGAGTTCATACAGCCCAAATAAATTGACCTACGAATTTGATAGTCAAACAGATCAATTCGTTGTTTTTTCAGAGGTTTGGTACGGACCTGATTTAGGTTGGCACATTATGATTGACGGAAAAGAAACTGAATTGGTTCGTGCTAATTATGTACTTAGAGCAGCACAAATACCGGCTGGCAAACACCAAATCGTTATGGAGTTTAAACCCCGTTCATTTGCATTAGGCAAAACACTTTCCATGCTTTGTTCACTACTTTTGATAGGACTCATTGGATTTGTAGGATATAGAGAATTTAAGAATTTAAAATCAAGCACTATCAATAAACATTAG